TAGCGATACTTTCACTTTCATTGAGGTATTAGAAAATGAAGTAGAAAATATTTCATCAAATGTAAACATTGCTTTAGAAATGGGGTAATTATGAAATGatatatcattaaaaaatataaatatataaaataaaataaaaaaaaaaaaaaaacaaatatataaataaaatatatattttaattacaaaaaaaaaaaaaaaaagtgtgtacataaatatatgtaatattCACATAAAGAAACATATTATGCTTTTGTTTTAAtgatagaaaaatataaaaaattaaaagtataatattgaaaatatttcattattttttaaactttattattaattttttttagaacaGGAAGTGGTTATTTGATTTTATCCTTGTATGAGAtgctattaaaaaaaaacaaaaaaattgaacTTCTTTATTGTATTGATATAAATGAAGCGGCTTGTAATTGTATAAGAAATTTaactaatattaataaaatttcaaatGTAGAAATACttaataacaatttatttagCAATCTAAGAAAGTGTAATCAATTTGATTTAGTTATATTTAACCCACCTTATGTTCCAACAGGAGAAGATGAAATTAACAAAACAGACATCGTTGCTTCGTATGCAGGAGGTAAGCTAGGAAGAGAGGTTATTATGAAGTTTTTATTAAACGTATATGATTATGTTAGTATTAACGGAGTTATATActtattattagaaaaacAGAATTTACCACACGAAATTATGAATAGcgttaatataaaaaaaaagtttaattgtattgaattaaaaaaaaaaaaaacattaaatgaaacaatttttatttacaaacttagaaaaaaacttattccctaaaaattttaaattataaagtatttctttgtttatattattataataaaatagactaaaaaaaaaactgtaatgcatataacttttttttaaatacttctttatttatacaaaatATGTAGCATTATAAGTAATTATTAGAAacaatttttcttaatatttaatttgaaaatctgaatttgttttataaaattaaaatgtggaaaaattatttaaaaaaaaaaagaaaaatgtatatatgcatatttttataaaattttttcattaatataaatgaaaatttttatttttttgaaaaaaaaatgtaataaataaacaaaaaaaatacgattctatataaattatgaatACACATTTGATGAAAaactaatgaaaaaaaataaagaaaaaaatataagggATAAAAGAAACAtgtaaataaacaaataacaaataattaaataaataaataaaataaacacataaataaataaatgataactacacatataaaaataaaatgttgtAAACATATCAGAACAACTTAATAGTGATTATTACAaagaaaagtaaaaaaaaaaaaaaataataaataaaaagaaataacatTGTTTCTTtaagatatttaaaaaaaaaaaaaataaaataatttttttttaaaaaagtatattcaaaacatataaagaaaacaagattaataaatatatattaactaAGATTTTCGTATAATATTttccattattttttaagcttatttatctctttttttttttttatacattataaaatgaccatataaaaaaaataaatattgcTATACTTGAAATTAAGTAAATACATAATTTGTTGTTTTCTAACcacatataaaaatttaggcTCATAGCTTGCCTCCTAAAACTTATATTTTCCTGATTTAATTTTTCGCTTTTATTAACTAGtatatcaattttttctcttctttctaatattttttcaatattttcaattataatattttgtaTATTGTTAATTtggttttttatattatgaaCATCATTAGATTcatattcattaaatattctctaaaaaataaaaataataaataaattaaatataataaacaatttatattataggaaaatttgatttttcgtttttttttttatcattatcaaaataaaagCTATTATTTTATACTCTGTTATTAccatattttcttttaatacaGGTTTAAATTGCTCATCTAATGACAAAGTAATTAAATCAGACGtatttttaaactttttaaaaaatctataaaagttgaaaaaaaaaataaaaatatatatgtaaatgaaatattaaaataattagataattatcatatattaattattattttaaatagaactaatattttacatttttgaTATTTCTTCTAGAAAAGCGTAAGGTGTTAAAAAACCCAATTCTTTATCTGTCATAGTCATAAATGTTATTCCATTTTTCATAAGTTGGTGAAAAACataactaaaaataaaatataattaaatattataaaaatatgtatgtttatttttattatccttTTAAAacaagaattttttttttttcttgattactcatcatatatatatgactTTCTTGATGAATGAGAAGGTATAATTTCAAGAAGTAATCTAGtaatatttgaaaaattgCCACCAAATTCTGTGTATTCAGCCAAAACAGTTTtgtcttttaaaaaaatatatatatatatgttgtattaaaaatatcttaatattataaatttatataaatttgtcgataattttttttacctcTTGCTACTAAACCATATATTAtagacattttttttttgtaataaaagaattttatttattttttttttcttttctttgaTTCGATATTAGtaaatttttactttcttTTCATATGTTctgttttttaaattttatcaGTACTTTTACTGtgttattttattgtatgtaaacattataaaattatttaaagtttttatctttttataaatatttatataaaaaagtatattattataaaaaaatattaaaaagaaattaataaaaccaAATAAgcaaaaggaaaaaaaaaaataaaaagggaATTCTTTAATAggaaagaaataaaaaaaagtgggatgcttctaaaaaaaattttaattaaaataaaatgataaaaaaaaaaaaaaaatttcgaattgacaaattttatttgtaataatttgaatgaactatataaataattaaaagaaaaattttgtacagtaaatataaaagttataagaatggaataataaaaattgataaatttatgtaaaagataattaaaaaagcaaatatagaaaaatataatttttttttaaaatataaaataaaaagatagaATAAAGAAagggattttttttttttttttagagatAAAatttaggaaaaaaaaataagatatagAAGTGTaactaaataaaataaatatatatttatataaatgatttatttgtgtttattttgttcttatttatagatttttatttttatatacttttttttttctaaatgtgtgaagaaattttaattcataGTTGCCTTACTTctcatttattaaataattacaaagaGGAACAGATAAAAAATGTGCACTTTTAATAGTAAATcagaagaaatatataaaaatattataaaccATGTATTAGAAGATATTAACGGAGAAGAATTaagtaaatattattttctaattaAACAAACAGAATTAAATTCAAACTTGTTTTCTTTAagcaaaataaattttagaGATGAAATCATAattgatttaaataatggCATTGAAGAAGATCAATCATTTGGAatactttttaataattctaagataataaataaaaaaattaacaaagagaaaaaagaaaataacttATTAGAAAAGTTAATTTCatcaaatgataaaataacagatgaaaaaataattgaaaaattaagCACATTATTAAAATGGAATAGTAgcgaaaatattttaaaagaaaaaaagctTCATTTGCTTCATAagtattattctttttatgatgatatatttagtaaaaatatgtatttaattGATGTAACATGTGATTTTCACATATCTAAACaattaaatgatttatttgTCTTATCTTTAAGCAAATATAGCAAAATTCTTTTTGATATATtgaatgatttaaaaaagtttaattgcaaagatttaaaaaaattaattaaagaaaatgtaaaaatagaatatgATGAAAGATTAGTGAAAGCTGATACGtcaggaaaaagaaaaagaaaaacaatatTTATCAGTGAGCAAATGACTATTTTACAAATTTTTTACaacaataatatatataaagttaaaagtaaaataaaagggTTTCAATttgatataaatgaaaatctTATTTCAAATCctcataatttatttttgaatacACAAGAAGAGGGATggataattattttaaaaaataaaaacaataacttagaaaattttttaactcCATAtgaatatgaagaaaaaaaaaaaatttttattcaagAATATAACAGTCTCCTTAGTTATTTTGAATTaaactaattttttaaaatctaaataattatttaaaattttttgaaataatattttatttttcattattaattattataccAAAAcagataaattattttgctatattttttttttttttttattaacaattaattttttgttaaaattaattaacgTTAATcacaaaatattatttcattcatcttatttaaaaaaatataaatattttatatttactaaTTTTGTTTTGTGAATGTATGTACATTAAGTAAAATTTAGATTATCTTTATAttaattcatatttatttttattgtgaataaaattaaaacacattttaatttttgctaaaaaagaagataagacaaatttctttttctttttttgttaaatttgTCTAAGATttctaatgaaaaatatttaatgttCACTTTTTCAAGCtaaaattgttttattttaattataaattaataaaaaatatatattaaaactttagtatttttcaaaaaaaaaatatttcttctattaagatattaacaaaatatatCTGATATGAAGAATCATGATTCACAATAATATAttgattttttcttttgtcaTTTATTAATACATAAATTGTTTAAATCTTTTCTTACataatttaagaaataaaaggatatttcattttttttttattgtatg
The sequence above is drawn from the Plasmodium relictum strain SGS1 genome assembly, chromosome: 14 genome and encodes:
- a CDS encoding SNARE protein, putative; the protein is MSIIYGLVARDKTVLAEYTEFGGNFSNITRLLLEIIPSHSSRKSYIYDDYVFHQLMKNGITFMTMTDKELGFLTPYAFLEEISKIFFKKFKNTSDLITLSLDEQFKPVLKENMRIFNEYESNDVHNIKNQINNIQNIIIENIEKILERREKIDILVNKSEKLNQENISFRRQAMSLNFYMWLENNKLCIYLISSIAIFIFFIWSFYNV
- a CDS encoding methyltransferase-like protein, putative, which gives rise to MSASYKIKKINFDFIYKNEEIKNNVYLPSSDTFTFIEVLENEVENISSNVNIALEMGTGSGYLILSLYEMLLKKNKKIELLYCIDINEAACNCIRNLTNINKISNVEILNNNLFSNLRKCNQFDLVIFNPPYVPTGEDEINKTDIVASYAGGKLGREVIMKFLLNVYDYVSINGVIYLLLEKQNLPHEIMNSVNIKKKFNCIELKKKKTLNETIFIYKLRKKLIP